From Demequina lutea, a single genomic window includes:
- a CDS encoding transposase produces MSSNSPALPGAENDPLASPGEVVVDAAARPVRRSFMAAYRARVAAEYEAAPRGNKAAVLRREGLYQSQIREWARGRDAV; encoded by the coding sequence GTGAGTAGCAACAGTCCAGCTCTTCCCGGTGCCGAAAATGATCCGTTGGCCAGCCCAGGAGAAGTAGTCGTAGATGCGGCGGCTCGTCCGGTCCGGCGCTCATTCATGGCGGCCTACCGGGCGAGGGTGGCCGCGGAGTATGAGGCGGCACCGCGCGGCAACAAGGCTGCGGTGTTGCGTCGTGAGGGCTTGTACCAGTCCCAGATCCGCGAGTGGGCTCGCGGACGTGATGCGGTGTGA
- a CDS encoding xylulokinase, which produces MQDAVIGIDVGTSSCKASAFDLRGACIARARVAYPTHLGPNGAASQSPHDWREAVLDALTTLAGSLAAWRIMAIGLSAQIGTQVLLDSQYKELHPAVTWQDGRSEAAAAEVWQKVDRAELARELRTWLPDGPAWPLARMQWLRQALPREFATAAHLAQPKDIIVHALTGNLVSDPSSWRGVAQPDGQIATRALDALDLPNLIPDLVDGTVSPGGLLRSVAERTGLPVGTPVAVGWNDFNASLLGIGSLSLGNAFDVGGTSEHVGVVTGGPRRDFDVISVPFHGVDTDLYTVYGVTSNAGSTIDWMTRTAGRNIDIDAALSATPTGADGLLFMPYLYGERNPIWDASASGALVGLRATHGADHIVRAMVEGIALNLRAILRMIPSDSIRAVRSTGGTAGSAGWNRVKASVLGVPIITTVEPDSSSLGAAITAAVGVNIFADVHEATDAMVHAADVFEPCPQDSERYDAIAADFTGLYPSLVETLHRLRARG; this is translated from the coding sequence ATGCAGGATGCAGTGATCGGGATCGACGTCGGCACGTCATCGTGCAAGGCGTCGGCCTTTGACTTACGCGGAGCGTGCATTGCACGTGCTCGCGTGGCCTATCCCACGCACCTCGGTCCCAATGGCGCGGCGTCTCAGTCGCCCCACGACTGGCGTGAGGCGGTACTCGACGCGCTCACCACGCTGGCGGGCTCGCTTGCCGCATGGCGCATTATGGCTATCGGGCTCAGCGCACAGATCGGCACCCAAGTACTCCTCGACTCCCAGTACAAGGAACTTCATCCCGCAGTGACGTGGCAGGACGGCAGGTCCGAGGCCGCCGCCGCCGAGGTTTGGCAGAAAGTCGACCGCGCCGAGTTGGCACGAGAACTGCGGACGTGGCTCCCTGATGGGCCGGCATGGCCTCTCGCCCGTATGCAATGGTTGCGGCAAGCACTACCGCGCGAGTTCGCGACAGCGGCGCATCTTGCGCAACCCAAGGACATCATCGTTCACGCTCTGACCGGCAATTTGGTGAGCGACCCGTCGAGTTGGCGTGGCGTAGCACAGCCCGATGGACAGATTGCGACGCGCGCTTTGGACGCTCTCGACCTCCCCAACCTCATTCCGGACCTCGTCGACGGCACTGTCAGCCCGGGAGGCCTCCTGCGCTCGGTCGCGGAACGTACAGGTCTGCCGGTCGGCACTCCGGTCGCCGTCGGCTGGAACGACTTCAACGCGAGCCTTCTGGGCATCGGCTCGCTCTCGCTCGGCAACGCATTCGACGTGGGCGGAACCTCCGAACACGTCGGAGTCGTCACGGGCGGGCCACGGCGGGATTTCGACGTGATAAGTGTTCCGTTCCACGGTGTCGACACGGACCTTTACACGGTATACGGGGTGACCTCCAATGCCGGATCGACAATCGACTGGATGACGCGGACCGCTGGGCGCAATATTGACATCGATGCCGCCCTGTCTGCCACCCCGACCGGAGCGGACGGTCTGCTCTTCATGCCGTATCTCTACGGCGAGCGCAACCCAATATGGGACGCGAGCGCATCAGGAGCTCTTGTAGGGCTACGCGCGACCCACGGCGCCGACCACATCGTCCGTGCGATGGTCGAAGGCATCGCGTTGAATCTCCGCGCGATTTTACGCATGATTCCTTCCGACTCGATACGGGCAGTGCGGTCGACCGGCGGAACCGCGGGCTCGGCCGGGTGGAACCGTGTCAAAGCGAGCGTTCTTGGTGTTCCGATCATCACGACAGTTGAGCCGGACAGTTCGTCACTGGGTGCCGCAATAACTGCGGCCGTCGGTGTCAACATATTCGCGGATGTGCATGAGGCGACCGACGCCATGGTCCACGCTGCCGACGTGTTCGAACCATGCCCCCAGGACAGCGAGCGCTACGACGCCATCGCCGCCGACTTCACCGGGCTGTATCCCAGTCTGGTCGAGACCCTGCACCGACTACGAGCGAGAGGCTGA
- a CDS encoding FadR/GntR family transcriptional regulator, with protein sequence MITRSKLRDAVVSALLERIDSDGLMPGDTLPPEREIAAELGVSRTVVREGLAALEIQGVLELVAGRRPTVVHDFERAFASTLGHAVASDAGRLRELTEMRTIVEPAAADLAAQRATPTDIDAMRRSIDAMRSNLDRPEGFVDADIAFHEALLSAAGNGLLADMMRPSAALLALSRRRSSGVRRPPADALSEHEMIFDAIGRGDRRAARAACAQHLDATLLDLEASNHETWPS encoded by the coding sequence ATGATCACGAGGAGCAAACTGCGGGATGCAGTGGTATCTGCGCTGCTTGAGCGCATCGACTCCGATGGACTCATGCCTGGGGATACGCTGCCGCCCGAGAGAGAGATTGCCGCCGAGTTGGGGGTGAGTCGCACCGTTGTCCGCGAGGGCCTCGCCGCGCTCGAGATACAGGGGGTACTCGAACTCGTGGCGGGACGCAGGCCGACCGTGGTCCACGATTTCGAGAGGGCGTTTGCGAGTACGCTCGGTCACGCGGTGGCATCCGACGCCGGTCGCCTGCGTGAACTGACGGAGATGCGAACGATTGTCGAACCCGCGGCTGCGGACCTGGCCGCGCAGCGTGCGACGCCGACGGATATCGACGCCATGCGCCGATCAATCGATGCCATGCGGAGCAACCTCGACAGGCCTGAAGGCTTCGTGGACGCGGACATCGCGTTCCACGAAGCGCTTCTCTCCGCTGCTGGGAATGGCCTCCTCGCGGACATGATGAGGCCATCGGCGGCGTTGCTTGCGTTGAGCCGCCGTCGGAGTTCAGGCGTGCGCCGTCCGCCAGCGGATGCCCTCTCCGAACATGAGATGATTTTTGATGCCATCGGTCGAGGCGACCGGCGAGCGGCGCGTGCGGCTTGCGCGCAGCACCTCGATGCGACGCTGCTGGATTTGGAGGCTTCCAACCACGAGACATGGCCGTCGTGA
- a CDS encoding ABC transporter substrate-binding protein, translating into MKRRSRYAAVSLTAALILSACSSGPSSSSGPSSSSGPSSSSSLSGQTINLSLSHHAWTTSLQTFIGDFTTETGIKVDVNVYDDAQQATLYNVKLNAGSSDIDVLMFRPLQNTQQFTQNGWFADLTKYVNASTDWNWNDFWQSARDSVTVNNKIIGVPLVSETGVLYYRKDLLAETGMPYPKTMDDLKAVVAKIHELHPDIFAFAGRGEVSAAVTQFSSFLYSMGGNWTDGKGNSTINSDAAKAAYKLYGGLIHDYGPPGETDMNWPQVMGLLQQGLVAFYPEASSNYDSAVDPTQSKVADQIGVGPIPAGPAGSKPYNITAMALGISAFSKHKDAAWAFIKWATNQANSLTIQEAGVPGARTSVWNDPKGTSTLAPDLLATIQGNSKIGVGYDRPQVVNVDQARQIVGAPIVAAIQGGDSNAVADQANSDFQALLDGQAK; encoded by the coding sequence ATGAAGCGCAGGTCCCGGTACGCCGCGGTTTCCCTAACGGCCGCACTGATCTTGAGTGCATGTAGCAGTGGCCCTAGCAGTAGCAGTGGCCCTAGCAGTAGCAGTGGCCCTAGCAGTAGCAGTAGTTTAAGCGGCCAAACCATCAACCTCAGTCTTTCGCATCACGCGTGGACGACATCACTTCAGACGTTCATCGGAGACTTCACGACTGAGACCGGGATCAAGGTTGACGTAAATGTGTACGACGATGCGCAGCAAGCAACGCTCTATAACGTCAAGCTCAACGCTGGCAGTTCCGACATTGACGTACTCATGTTCCGACCCCTGCAAAATACGCAGCAGTTCACACAGAACGGCTGGTTTGCGGACCTCACGAAATACGTGAACGCGAGCACCGACTGGAACTGGAACGATTTTTGGCAGTCCGCTCGAGACTCGGTGACGGTCAACAACAAGATTATCGGTGTTCCGTTGGTAAGCGAAACCGGGGTGCTCTATTACCGCAAGGATCTGCTCGCGGAGACCGGGATGCCCTACCCCAAGACTATGGATGACCTGAAGGCGGTCGTGGCGAAGATCCACGAGTTGCACCCGGATATCTTCGCCTTTGCCGGTCGCGGTGAGGTGAGTGCGGCGGTGACGCAGTTCTCCAGCTTCCTGTACAGCATGGGTGGCAACTGGACTGACGGCAAAGGCAACTCGACGATCAATAGCGATGCCGCGAAGGCTGCATACAAGCTGTATGGCGGACTCATCCATGACTACGGACCACCCGGAGAAACGGACATGAACTGGCCCCAGGTCATGGGTCTACTTCAGCAGGGTCTGGTCGCGTTCTATCCTGAAGCCAGTTCGAACTATGACAGCGCAGTCGACCCGACACAGTCGAAGGTTGCCGATCAGATTGGCGTCGGCCCGATTCCCGCCGGTCCTGCAGGTTCAAAGCCGTACAACATCACGGCAATGGCCTTGGGTATCAGCGCGTTCTCGAAGCACAAGGATGCGGCATGGGCGTTCATCAAGTGGGCGACCAACCAGGCCAACAGCCTGACGATTCAGGAGGCTGGCGTGCCGGGTGCACGCACTTCAGTCTGGAACGACCCTAAAGGAACCTCGACTCTCGCCCCCGATCTGCTGGCGACGATTCAGGGTAACTCCAAGATCGGTGTGGGGTACGACCGCCCACAGGTGGTGAATGTCGACCAGGCTCGCCAGATTGTCGGAGCCCCGATCGTGGCTGCGATCCAGGGCGGCGATTCTAATGCCGTAGCGGATCAAGCCAACTCCGACTTCCAGGCGCTTCTCGACGGCCAAGCCAAATAA
- a CDS encoding carbohydrate ABC transporter permease, translating into MSSPVIAWRAAISLWVNRNRKWILSGPAIAFIVLLLVIPLGYTLYLSFTDAGSSLRASFHFTGLGNYTNVLTDTRRFWPAVYRTVLFTVGAVSVEMLLGAAIALLLRREFRGQGIVRVIILMPLVATPVAVAMLWRLIFEPTIGFANEFLRFFGLPGSEWLSSPSTALPTLMFIDVWQWTPMVALLLLAGLTTVPEEPEEAARVDGANVFQRFWFVTLPLMRSVVFAALILRSVEAFKTFDILYATKGAGGGSMHEAETINIYAYGINFSDNRYGLASAVLVVFFIMVLVLVTLQIVARRRGQ; encoded by the coding sequence ATGTCTTCACCAGTCATTGCGTGGCGCGCCGCCATCAGTCTGTGGGTGAACCGCAACCGCAAGTGGATTCTCAGTGGCCCCGCGATCGCGTTCATCGTGCTCCTGCTCGTCATACCTCTCGGCTATACGCTGTACCTGAGTTTCACCGATGCGGGTAGTTCGCTGAGGGCAAGTTTCCACTTCACCGGGCTCGGCAACTACACCAACGTCCTCACCGATACCCGACGATTCTGGCCAGCGGTCTACCGTACTGTGTTGTTCACCGTCGGTGCCGTATCCGTAGAGATGCTGCTCGGAGCCGCGATCGCACTATTGTTGCGCCGCGAGTTCCGCGGCCAGGGCATCGTGCGCGTCATCATTCTCATGCCCTTGGTAGCGACCCCGGTAGCAGTGGCGATGCTGTGGCGGCTGATCTTTGAACCCACAATCGGATTCGCAAACGAGTTTCTGAGGTTCTTTGGACTCCCCGGGAGTGAGTGGTTGTCCAGTCCGAGCACGGCGCTTCCCACCTTGATGTTCATCGATGTGTGGCAGTGGACGCCGATGGTGGCGTTGCTCCTTCTCGCCGGTCTCACCACAGTTCCGGAAGAACCCGAGGAGGCTGCGCGCGTGGACGGGGCGAACGTCTTTCAGCGATTCTGGTTTGTCACGCTTCCGCTGATGCGCAGCGTGGTCTTCGCAGCGCTTATCTTGCGGTCGGTCGAGGCGTTCAAGACTTTCGACATTCTGTATGCGACGAAGGGCGCAGGCGGTGGCTCTATGCACGAGGCGGAGACCATCAACATCTATGCCTACGGCATCAACTTCAGCGACAACCGCTATGGACTCGCGTCCGCTGTTTTGGTGGTGTTCTTCATCATGGTGCTTGTCCTTGTAACGCTTCAGATCGTCGCGCGAAGGAGGGGGCAATGA
- a CDS encoding carbohydrate ABC transporter permease, with protein sequence MTRRARAATLRASRRRGMRPSRAYNVFRVIALASVVVVFIFPLVWLVLASLKTQIDIYDPSKTFIFSPTLHNFKTVFGAQAFLPFFRNSLIVGVVSTALSLVFAVPAAYAMSRFSMTKSSIMVLLARVIPSISLIVPWYFLFAKIGMVGGYGAMIISHMFLSVPLMVWILISFFDTLPIELEEAAQVDGLTPIGAFVRVSLPLSIPGIATAGILAFIFSWNNFLFSLILSGSNTKTLPVAIFNFIGYASIDWGGLMAASVSITVPIIAIAMFFQRYVVSGLTAGATKG encoded by the coding sequence ATGACCCGGCGTGCTCGGGCAGCAACGCTCCGGGCCTCCCGGCGCAGGGGGATGCGTCCCTCGCGGGCGTACAACGTGTTCCGCGTGATCGCGCTCGCGTCCGTCGTCGTCGTCTTCATCTTTCCCCTCGTTTGGCTTGTGCTCGCGTCGCTCAAGACCCAAATAGATATCTACGACCCGAGCAAGACTTTCATCTTCAGCCCGACGCTCCATAACTTCAAGACGGTCTTCGGGGCCCAGGCCTTTCTGCCGTTCTTCCGTAACAGCCTAATCGTCGGTGTCGTGTCGACGGCACTGTCGCTGGTATTTGCGGTACCAGCGGCTTATGCGATGTCCCGTTTCAGCATGACCAAGTCATCCATAATGGTGCTGCTCGCTCGTGTGATTCCGAGCATCAGCCTCATCGTTCCCTGGTACTTCCTTTTTGCCAAGATAGGGATGGTTGGTGGATATGGCGCAATGATCATTTCGCACATGTTTCTGTCGGTGCCTTTGATGGTGTGGATCTTGATTTCCTTCTTCGACACTTTGCCGATCGAACTCGAAGAGGCCGCACAGGTTGACGGACTGACTCCGATCGGCGCATTTGTGAGGGTTAGTTTGCCGTTGTCGATACCGGGCATCGCGACCGCCGGGATCCTGGCGTTTATTTTCTCGTGGAACAACTTTCTGTTCTCACTGATCTTGTCCGGATCGAACACGAAGACATTGCCCGTCGCCATCTTCAACTTCATTGGTTACGCGAGCATTGATTGGGGCGGCCTGATGGCGGCGAGTGTCTCGATAACGGTTCCGATCATTGCCATCGCAATGTTCTTCCAACGATATGTGGTGTCTGGCCTCACCGCCGGCGCGACCAAGGGCTGA
- a CDS encoding SDR family NAD(P)-dependent oxidoreductase, producing the protein MHNRVDFTLAERVALVTGGATGIGLAAATALREFGATVYIGGRREDIGEESARRIGATYVHLDVTSSDSVDAAVRSVVQEHGRLDVSVHSAGARLNKPAEDTTDEEWRMVFDTNIDGVFRCCRAAGRVMLEAGGGSIINVASMSAHAVNRPQRQAAYNASKSAVIQYTKSLAGEWGDRNVRVNSISPGYTETAMTALSRAKPEMVDAWLSKTPLARFAKPEEIAGAVVYLASKASSFVTGSDIVVDGGYTVW; encoded by the coding sequence ATGCACAATCGCGTTGACTTCACACTCGCTGAGCGGGTGGCACTCGTGACCGGAGGAGCAACCGGGATCGGCCTTGCGGCAGCGACTGCGCTACGCGAATTCGGCGCAACGGTGTACATCGGCGGGCGCCGCGAGGACATCGGCGAAGAGTCAGCTCGCCGCATCGGAGCCACGTATGTGCACCTAGATGTCACATCTAGCGACTCTGTCGATGCGGCGGTGCGCAGCGTGGTGCAAGAGCATGGTCGGCTGGACGTTTCGGTGCACAGCGCGGGCGCGCGACTCAACAAACCCGCAGAGGACACCACAGACGAGGAGTGGCGCATGGTGTTCGACACGAACATCGATGGGGTGTTCCGCTGCTGTCGGGCCGCTGGCCGCGTGATGCTTGAGGCAGGTGGTGGGTCGATCATCAATGTCGCATCCATGTCTGCCCACGCCGTCAATCGTCCACAACGCCAGGCCGCGTATAACGCGTCCAAATCCGCAGTCATTCAGTATACCAAGTCTCTAGCGGGCGAGTGGGGCGACCGTAACGTGCGTGTGAACTCCATCTCACCCGGCTACACGGAGACGGCGATGACGGCACTGTCGCGGGCGAAGCCAGAGATGGTCGACGCGTGGTTGTCCAAGACGCCTCTAGCCAGGTTTGCGAAGCCCGAGGAGATCGCCGGTGCGGTGGTGTACCTTGCCTCGAAGGCGAGTTCGTTCGTGACGGGTTCGGACATCGTGGTCGACGGCGGATACACGGTGTGGTGA
- a CDS encoding Gfo/Idh/MocA family protein, producing the protein MTQIRTAIVGFGLSGQIFHEPALAANPAFEIRAVVTSSHKRSTVARARGYDVVASLDALLDGSRDLDLVVVATPPATHIDSVSVALSHGLNVVTDKPFATSVRACETMIDMAKSAGRRLFVYQNRRWDGDFLTLRKVLADGALGSIFRFESSMEKFSGARLRAPWQEGVGRAEGGGVIFDLGSHLVDQALQLFGPARLMSAHESHVFPGRSSEDDAALSLLHASGVRTHLSMSRSARAAPARFRVLGTEGAFVVAEADGQEDYIKAGGAVTDSAYGVTSERDWGVLTTSGGTRRVPTERGAYPDFYRGVAEAIVNGTPGPTDPVESLEAIRIIDAAHGLFISQAAK; encoded by the coding sequence ATGACGCAAATCCGTACGGCCATCGTGGGATTCGGCCTTTCGGGACAAATCTTCCACGAACCAGCACTCGCCGCCAACCCAGCATTCGAAATCCGGGCAGTGGTCACGTCCAGTCACAAGCGCTCAACAGTCGCGCGGGCTCGCGGCTACGACGTTGTCGCCAGCCTCGATGCCCTGCTCGACGGGTCGCGTGACCTCGATCTTGTGGTCGTGGCAACACCGCCAGCTACGCACATTGACAGTGTGAGCGTAGCGCTGTCACATGGGTTGAACGTGGTCACCGACAAGCCGTTCGCCACGAGCGTGCGCGCGTGCGAGACGATGATCGACATGGCGAAGAGCGCTGGTCGTCGACTCTTTGTGTATCAGAATCGTCGGTGGGACGGTGACTTTCTCACTCTCCGGAAGGTGCTGGCCGACGGCGCCTTGGGGTCTATCTTTCGCTTCGAATCGAGCATGGAAAAGTTCAGTGGTGCCCGCCTCCGTGCGCCGTGGCAGGAGGGCGTGGGTCGAGCCGAGGGCGGTGGAGTGATATTCGATCTGGGTAGCCATCTTGTGGACCAGGCATTGCAGTTGTTTGGACCCGCGAGACTCATGAGTGCGCACGAGAGTCACGTATTTCCTGGACGCTCGAGCGAAGATGATGCGGCGTTGAGTCTGCTCCACGCGTCTGGAGTACGCACGCACCTTTCAATGAGCCGCAGTGCGCGTGCCGCACCGGCCCGCTTTCGCGTGCTAGGCACTGAGGGTGCTTTCGTGGTCGCGGAGGCCGACGGCCAGGAGGACTACATTAAGGCCGGAGGGGCAGTGACGGACAGCGCCTACGGTGTCACATCCGAGCGTGACTGGGGCGTGCTCACGACCTCGGGAGGCACACGTCGCGTTCCCACGGAACGCGGCGCCTACCCGGATTTCTACCGCGGCGTCGCCGAGGCAATCGTCAACGGCACGCCGGGTCCCACAGATCCAGTTGAGTCCTTGGAAGCGATCCGCATCATAGATGCGGCGCACGGCCTATTTATATCTCAGGCTGCGAAATAG
- a CDS encoding AGE family epimerase/isomerase, with translation MEWIGTSAHQRWLENEADRVFNFARAAVNPNGGFGWLDNYGVRDDSVPQYLWINGRMAHVYSLAALMGRPGASDLVDHAIAAIKGHFHDDENGGWYTSAKPEGAVDDTKSGYPTFFVVLGAAGAVAAGRPGGLELLTEALEVTDKYFWAEEEGMARESWDRRFEVSEPYRGGNVNMHAVEAYLAAFGVLGKRELLDKAMSIATRLIHEHARGNSYRVYEHFTTDWTPLPDYNKENPIHRFRAFGSTPGHWMEWARLLLHLRAELQELGETPPTWLLVDAEGLFQAALRDAWEPDGKEGFVYTVDWEGQPIVRERIRWVITEAIGGAYALFAATGNDDYENWYQKFWDYSRRRMMDFQSGSWWQELDVDSEPSNVVWDGKPDIYHIMHAVLVPRLPLRPSLAAALALGKLDAPVSYDGSSTSA, from the coding sequence ATGGAGTGGATCGGCACCTCGGCTCACCAACGATGGCTTGAGAACGAGGCGGACAGAGTGTTCAACTTTGCCCGGGCAGCTGTCAACCCCAATGGTGGGTTCGGATGGCTCGACAATTACGGCGTACGCGATGACTCGGTACCTCAGTACCTCTGGATCAATGGCCGCATGGCACACGTGTACTCCCTCGCCGCGCTGATGGGTCGGCCTGGAGCGTCTGACCTCGTCGACCATGCGATCGCAGCAATTAAGGGGCACTTCCACGACGACGAGAATGGGGGCTGGTACACGTCTGCCAAGCCCGAGGGCGCGGTCGACGATACGAAGTCCGGGTACCCCACATTTTTCGTTGTGCTCGGCGCGGCAGGCGCAGTGGCGGCAGGCCGGCCGGGCGGCCTCGAACTCCTGACCGAGGCGCTTGAGGTCACTGACAAGTACTTCTGGGCCGAAGAGGAAGGAATGGCCCGCGAGTCTTGGGACCGTCGGTTCGAGGTCTCGGAGCCGTATCGCGGGGGCAACGTCAACATGCACGCTGTCGAGGCGTACCTCGCCGCTTTCGGCGTACTTGGCAAGCGAGAGTTGCTCGACAAAGCAATGTCGATCGCCACGCGCCTCATCCATGAGCATGCGCGCGGTAACTCGTATCGTGTGTATGAGCACTTCACCACGGACTGGACGCCCCTGCCTGACTACAACAAAGAGAACCCTATCCATCGATTCCGTGCGTTCGGCTCAACACCAGGCCACTGGATGGAATGGGCACGCCTGCTTCTGCACTTGCGTGCGGAACTCCAGGAACTCGGCGAGACACCTCCGACGTGGCTGCTAGTTGATGCAGAGGGGCTCTTCCAAGCGGCCTTGCGTGACGCGTGGGAGCCGGATGGCAAGGAGGGGTTCGTCTATACCGTTGACTGGGAGGGGCAGCCCATCGTCCGGGAGCGCATCCGCTGGGTGATCACCGAGGCCATCGGCGGCGCATACGCACTCTTCGCAGCGACCGGAAACGATGACTACGAGAACTGGTATCAGAAGTTCTGGGATTACTCCCGGCGCCGCATGATGGACTTTCAGAGTGGGTCATGGTGGCAGGAACTGGATGTCGACAGCGAGCCGTCAAACGTGGTCTGGGATGGCAAGCCGGACATCTACCACATCATGCATGCGGTTCTGGTCCCGCGACTGCCCTTACGTCCTTCCTTGGCGGCAGCACTTGCGCTCGGCAAACTCGATGCGCCGGTCTCGTATGACGGCTCTTCAACTTCCGCGTGA
- a CDS encoding ISL3 family transposase: MFHVTFGVPNLTTFCRLDEPGLVAVSQRLRPDRAVLECRVTDADDECRSCGGLGRRLGTDSRTLAHEPFGGRPTTLQVRVRRYRCTLCGRFWSQDTSAAAEPRAKVSRGGLAWALRALVIDHLSVARIAAGLGVAWNTANDAVLTEGHRRLINDPARFDGVAVLGVDEHVWRHTRFGDKYVTVIIDLTPVRDKTGPARLLDMVPSRSKQVFKTWLAERPPPWADEIEVVAMDGFTGFKTATTEELPQAVAVMDPFHVVRLAGEALDQCRRRTQQQLHGHRGRADDPLYTSRRTLHTGAGLLTDHQWVRIERLFDTDEHVEIEATWAIYQRMITAYRDTDRAAARQDLAALIESLRTVVPTALVELRRLGRTLNTRAHDILAYFDRPGTSNGPTEAINGRLEHLRGSALGFRNLSNYIARALLEAGGFRPLLHAQL; this comes from the coding sequence TTGTTCCACGTTACCTTCGGCGTGCCCAACCTGACCACGTTCTGCCGCCTAGACGAGCCCGGGCTCGTGGCTGTGAGCCAACGCCTCCGACCAGATCGGGCGGTGCTCGAGTGCCGCGTCACCGATGCCGACGACGAGTGTCGGTCCTGTGGTGGTCTGGGTCGCCGACTGGGCACCGACTCCCGCACACTCGCTCATGAACCGTTCGGTGGCAGGCCCACGACGCTGCAGGTGCGGGTGCGCCGCTACCGGTGCACCCTGTGCGGGCGCTTCTGGTCGCAAGACACGTCCGCAGCCGCCGAGCCCCGCGCGAAGGTCTCTCGTGGTGGGCTGGCGTGGGCGCTGCGCGCCCTCGTCATCGACCACCTGTCCGTCGCGCGTATCGCCGCGGGGTTGGGAGTGGCATGGAACACCGCGAACGACGCGGTCCTTACCGAAGGGCACCGGCGGCTCATCAACGACCCAGCCCGCTTCGACGGTGTCGCCGTTTTGGGAGTCGATGAGCACGTGTGGCGTCACACGAGGTTCGGTGACAAGTACGTCACCGTCATCATCGACCTCACCCCCGTGCGTGACAAGACCGGCCCGGCCCGGCTACTCGACATGGTCCCTAGCCGCTCGAAACAGGTGTTCAAGACCTGGCTGGCTGAGCGACCCCCGCCATGGGCCGACGAAATCGAGGTGGTCGCGATGGATGGCTTCACGGGCTTCAAGACCGCCACCACCGAGGAACTTCCGCAGGCCGTCGCCGTGATGGACCCCTTCCATGTGGTCCGCCTCGCAGGCGAAGCACTCGACCAATGCCGCAGGCGCACCCAACAGCAACTCCATGGTCATCGCGGACGAGCCGACGACCCGCTCTACACCTCGAGGAGGACGCTCCATACCGGGGCCGGGCTACTCACAGACCACCAATGGGTCAGGATCGAGCGCCTGTTCGACACCGACGAGCACGTCGAGATTGAAGCAACCTGGGCCATCTACCAGCGCATGATCACCGCCTACCGTGACACCGACCGTGCAGCCGCCCGACAGGACCTCGCCGCACTGATCGAGTCCTTGCGCACCGTCGTGCCCACTGCCCTGGTCGAACTACGCAGGCTCGGCCGCACCCTGAACACCCGCGCCCACGACATCCTGGCGTACTTCGACCGCCCCGGCACCTCCAATGGCCCCACAGAAGCGATCAATGGACGCCTCGAACACCTCCGCGGCTCAGCGCTCGGCTTCCGCAACCTCAGCAACTACATTGCCCGCGCTCTGCTCGAGGCCGGCGGCTTCAGACCCCTGCTACACGCTCAATTGTGA
- the deoC gene encoding deoxyribose-phosphate aldolase produces the protein MTNTTTIPTYRGRTYEDIAGAIDHSLLRPELTLAEVEAGCAIAARYRTVSVCCRPVDVTFAHGLLTGTDVAIGTVVSFPHGNSTTAVKVAETAEAVANGATEIDVVLSIGLLRSGEFQRVQDDIAAVVAAADGHLVKVILENAYLSDAEKVSACHLVESAGADYVKTSTGFAPSGATLDDLRLMRASVGPQMKVKAAGGVRTLDAMIDVLDVGCSRNGTIATAVILDDFVARAR, from the coding sequence GTGACAAACACCACGACCATCCCGACGTACCGGGGCCGCACGTACGAGGACATCGCAGGCGCGATTGATCACTCCCTGTTGCGCCCCGAGTTGACCCTGGCCGAGGTGGAGGCCGGGTGCGCCATCGCCGCGAGATACCGAACTGTGAGCGTCTGCTGCCGGCCCGTCGATGTGACGTTCGCGCACGGACTACTTACCGGTACGGACGTCGCCATAGGCACCGTCGTGTCGTTTCCGCACGGAAACTCCACGACCGCCGTTAAGGTTGCCGAGACTGCGGAAGCCGTCGCGAATGGCGCCACCGAGATCGACGTGGTCCTCAGTATCGGCTTGCTGCGCTCTGGTGAGTTCCAGCGGGTGCAAGATGACATCGCAGCCGTCGTCGCGGCCGCCGACGGGCATTTGGTGAAGGTGATCCTGGAAAATGCCTATCTCTCCGACGCCGAGAAGGTGTCTGCCTGCCATCTGGTCGAGTCCGCTGGCGCCGACTACGTCAAGACGTCCACCGGTTTCGCCCCCTCAGGCGCCACCTTGGACGACCTCCGGCTCATGCGTGCGAGCGTCGGACCACAAATGAAAGTCAAGGCTGCGGGCGGGGTACGGACCCTCGACGCGATGATTGACGTGCTTGACGTTGGCTGCAGTCGCAATGGTACCATCGCGACCGCGGTGATCCTCGACGACTTCGTCGCGCGCGCGCGCTGA